AGCTAACTGGCAACTAAATTCTCTTCTTCTAAATTTTCTGTCTTTACGTTAAATATAGGTGCTATCGGTCAAAAGTACAGCCCCGGCTCAGTGCAGGCAAAATTTGTGGTTCAATAAATTGGGAGCCACGTTACGTGTCCCGCATTCGCCATGCGACGGTAATGATTTGCCTTGCGAATCGGGCATTTCAGGTTGTATTTATTCGTTAACCGTCTGATCTTCTTGATGTTCATAACAATGGCCGGATTTTGATGCAGCAACCGCATGTGAATACCGTGTGCACCCTTGGCGTACCCTCGCGGTTATTATGCATCCAAAATCAGCGCGAAGTCCTTTCAGTCTTGCTCCTCGCGAGCATTTCTGGTATCATCAGCCTCAAGCCCAGCGGTAATAGCCCGATCGGGAAACTCCGGCAATATTGCAGAACCATGAATGTTGAGCAGGTTGTTGTCTCGGGATATCATTTTATGAATGATTCTAAGTTAAACATCTGCCCTTGCTTTGATGAGCATTTCTGCCTTGCCTCCCCGTCCACCAAGATAGTTTTTTTATAAATTCCGTCTCCTGATTTCATATTATTCACCCCAAACAACTCTATTCACATAATCCGAATAAGACAGGATTATCCTCAGAACCTTATCAGCTACATTGGGCATGCTATAATCCGCTACAAGCCGTAAAGTATCTTTTTCCTGCTTCTCTAAAACCTCCAGTCCCTGCATTATTCTCTCCTTATTTAACCCCACCATCATCACCGCTGCCTCTTCCATAGCTTCTGGCCTTTCATGAGCTTGCCTGATATTAAGTGCTCTGAATCCCAGGATTGATGATTCTTCGCTTATAGTGCCGCTATCACTGAGTACGGCTTTGGCTTTGGTTTGAAGTTTGACATAATCGTTAAAACCTAAAGGTT
The Methanofastidiosum sp. genome window above contains:
- a CDS encoding UDP-N-acetylglucosamine 2-epimerase — encoded protein: EDIENSNVLERLELQEGKYFVVSAHREENINSETNFLDLVDSLNTIADKYKFPIIMSTHPRTKNMIEAKQIEFNPLIKTMKPLGFNDYVKLQTKAKAVLSDSGTISEESSILGFRALNIRQAHERPEAMEEAAVMMVGLNKERIMQGLEVLEKQEKDTLRLVADYSMPNVADKVLRIILSYSDYVNRVVWGE